A portion of the Bacillus sp. es.034 genome contains these proteins:
- the leuD gene encoding 3-isopropylmalate dehydratase small subunit encodes MAINHVEANVFPLRRDNVDTDQIIPKQFLKRIERKGFGQFLFYHWRFEDDGKSLRHDFLLDTPKYRDSEILLGGKNFGCGSSREHAPWALQDYGFQVIIAKSFADIFYNNCLKNGILPIQLDEKTVDALMKNENQVDLYKIEVSLEHQTICDSEGLRVPFDIDPYWKTMLLKGLDEIDLTLHYGTNIEDYEKKYEVSDLGI; translated from the coding sequence GTGGCAATCAATCATGTGGAAGCGAATGTATTTCCTCTCAGGAGGGACAACGTAGATACGGATCAAATCATACCGAAACAATTCTTGAAAAGGATCGAGCGGAAAGGCTTCGGTCAGTTCTTATTTTATCATTGGCGGTTTGAAGACGATGGGAAGTCCCTGAGACATGACTTCTTATTGGATACCCCCAAATACCGGGATTCCGAGATTCTTCTCGGAGGAAAGAATTTTGGGTGCGGGTCTTCCCGGGAACATGCACCCTGGGCCCTTCAGGACTATGGATTTCAGGTGATCATCGCGAAGAGCTTCGCGGACATTTTTTATAACAATTGTTTAAAGAATGGGATCCTGCCGATTCAACTGGATGAAAAAACAGTCGATGCTCTTATGAAAAATGAGAATCAAGTGGATTTATATAAAATTGAAGTGTCCCTTGAGCACCAGACCATCTGTGATTCTGAGGGGCTTCGCGTCCCCTTCGACATTGATCCTTATTGGAAGACGATGCTTCTGAAGGGTCTGGATGAAATCGATTTAACCCTGCATTACGGTACGAATATCGAAGACTACGAAAAAAAATATGAGGTGAGTGACTTGGGAATTTAA
- a CDS encoding ATP-binding protein, whose amino-acid sequence MKQAKDIALKISVTYVLLGALWIVFSDYVSMIIAHEKLSMYIYFQRYKGWLFTFVTGIIIFFLIYRRASELILSNDKLSKKEKQLQIRNQHYHSLFEQNPDAVLELSLDGHVISVNAEAEGLLEFTQEELKEVKFSKFLDKEEMKRVTEYFFATFKGIASTFETKIHIGDNKGKILRCSLVPIIVNREVTGMFAIARDITLNRENEEMVVASEKLSVIGQLAAAVAHEIRNPLTSLKGFIQLMQTTNTINHDHLDIMLSEVDRIDLISGEMLILGKQQETHFRHERLDDILQQVLVLMEAQANLDNVSITYENLSEKPLHVLGESNQLKQVFINIIKNAVEAIPSSKDGKVSISLEEQGTNAQVIVKDNGVGMEPERIEHLGEPFYSTKEKGTGLGLAVCKKIIQRHKGYIHFQSDKEKGTAVEISLPTCGR is encoded by the coding sequence ATGAAACAAGCTAAAGATATTGCCTTAAAGATATCCGTCACCTATGTATTGTTGGGCGCATTATGGATTGTGTTTTCAGATTATGTATCCATGATCATTGCACATGAAAAGCTTAGTATGTATATTTATTTTCAGCGCTATAAGGGCTGGTTATTTACGTTTGTAACAGGTATCATCATATTTTTCCTGATCTATCGCAGGGCCAGTGAGCTGATTCTCTCCAATGATAAACTGTCAAAAAAAGAGAAACAGCTGCAAATAAGGAATCAGCATTACCATTCGTTGTTCGAACAAAATCCCGATGCCGTTTTAGAGCTGAGCTTAGATGGACATGTCATTTCTGTAAACGCAGAAGCCGAGGGATTGCTTGAATTCACCCAAGAAGAGTTAAAGGAAGTGAAATTCAGTAAGTTCCTGGATAAAGAAGAAATGAAGCGGGTGACAGAGTACTTTTTCGCTACGTTCAAAGGCATCGCATCCACCTTTGAGACGAAGATCCATATCGGCGATAATAAAGGAAAGATCCTCAGGTGCTCTCTCGTTCCGATTATCGTTAATCGAGAGGTGACAGGAATGTTCGCCATCGCAAGGGATATCACATTGAATCGGGAAAACGAAGAAATGGTCGTCGCGTCGGAGAAACTTTCTGTCATTGGTCAGTTAGCAGCTGCCGTTGCCCATGAAATTCGCAACCCGCTCACATCTCTCAAGGGATTTATCCAACTTATGCAAACGACCAATACCATAAACCACGATCATTTGGATATTATGCTCTCTGAAGTGGATCGAATTGATTTGATTTCAGGTGAGATGCTGATCCTTGGGAAACAGCAGGAAACCCACTTCCGTCATGAAAGACTCGATGATATCCTTCAGCAGGTCCTCGTCCTGATGGAAGCACAGGCTAATCTTGATAATGTGTCCATTACATACGAAAACCTGTCTGAAAAACCTTTGCATGTATTAGGTGAATCAAATCAGCTTAAACAGGTTTTTATCAATATCATTAAAAATGCCGTGGAAGCCATTCCCTCGTCCAAGGATGGGAAGGTCTCGATTTCGTTGGAAGAACAGGGCACAAACGCACAGGTTATCGTGAAGGATAATGGAGTCGGCATGGAGCCAGAAAGAATTGAACATCTGGGAGAACCGTTTTATTCCACGAAAGAAAAAGGCACGGGCCTCGGCCTTGCCGTATGCAAAAAAATCATCCAGCGCCATAAAGGGTATATACACTTTCAAAGTGATAAAGAAAAAGGAACGGCAGTGGAAATTAGCTTACCCACCTGCGGAAGATGA
- a CDS encoding DEAD/DEAH box helicase, whose amino-acid sequence MNSISSIIHSPLLQKNWEESGFTAFTPVQEKVVPLIMEGKDVVCESPTGTGKTLAYLLPIIQSIDPSRKQAQAVILAPSRELVMQIHQEIQKWAKGTDITSAAFIGGANVKKQVEKLKKKPHIVVGTTGRLIELMKMKKLKMHEVKTIVVDEFDLMISSEHIREVKDIIKSTLKERQVLFFSATLSDETEQVADSLLQNHEIVKMEGNLDNPKVDHVFVYSELRDKVEALRSISYFKGIKALVFFNQLERLSEMEEKLKYKGVELEVLAGESNKMERKQSLDRFRSGKVSMLLTTDVAARGLDITDVTHVIHFDFPSDTKQYIHRSGRTGRMGAEGTVICLVSKRELSFLEKMSKELNLPFQEKTIRGGGLQQPETK is encoded by the coding sequence ATGAATTCAATCTCAAGCATCATCCATTCACCATTACTGCAGAAGAACTGGGAAGAATCCGGGTTTACTGCATTCACTCCCGTACAGGAAAAAGTCGTACCCCTTATTATGGAGGGGAAAGATGTCGTATGTGAGTCGCCAACGGGGACGGGGAAAACCCTGGCATATTTGCTCCCGATCATCCAGTCTATCGATCCATCAAGAAAACAGGCACAAGCTGTCATCCTTGCACCATCAAGAGAGCTGGTCATGCAAATTCACCAGGAAATCCAGAAATGGGCTAAGGGGACGGACATTACGAGTGCTGCCTTCATCGGTGGTGCGAACGTCAAGAAACAAGTCGAGAAGCTGAAAAAAAAGCCGCATATCGTCGTCGGAACAACGGGTCGCCTGATCGAACTGATGAAAATGAAAAAACTGAAGATGCATGAAGTGAAAACCATCGTCGTCGATGAATTTGACTTAATGATCTCATCAGAACATATCAGGGAAGTGAAGGATATCATCAAATCGACCTTGAAAGAGCGTCAGGTGCTTTTCTTCTCTGCGACTTTATCAGATGAAACGGAACAAGTTGCCGACTCTCTCTTACAGAACCATGAAATTGTTAAAATGGAAGGCAACCTCGACAATCCGAAGGTCGACCATGTCTTTGTATATAGTGAATTGCGGGATAAGGTGGAAGCCCTCAGAAGCATCTCTTATTTCAAAGGGATTAAGGCACTTGTTTTCTTTAATCAACTGGAAAGACTCTCTGAAATGGAAGAGAAGCTGAAATATAAGGGAGTCGAGCTCGAAGTACTCGCAGGAGAATCGAACAAGATGGAGCGTAAGCAATCCCTGGACCGTTTCCGCTCAGGGAAAGTGTCCATGCTTCTGACAACCGATGTCGCGGCACGCGGCCTCGATATCACGGATGTCACACACGTGATCCATTTCGATTTCCCGAGTGACACGAAGCAGTACATCCACCGTTCAGGAAGAACCGGCCGCATGGGGGCAGAAGGAACCGTCATCTGCCTTGTATCCAAGCGCGAACTGAGCTTCCTTGAAAAGATGAGCAAAGAACTCAACCTCCCATTCCAGGAAAAAACCATCCGCGGCGGCGGACTGCAACAACCGGAAACAAAATAA
- the leuB gene encoding 3-isopropylmalate dehydrogenase: MKKKIAVLPGDGIGQEIMDGALEVLKAVGDWFGHEFEVEKGFIGGSAVDRFGTPLPPETIKLCKESDAVLLGAVGGPKWEHLPKEIRPEKGLLAIRKEFDLFANLRPVKAFESLLGASPLKREIVEEVDLVIVRELTGGLYFGQPSGRQGKQDEVAVDTLVYEKSEIERIVHKAFKLAQKRKKKLTSVDKANVLETSRMWREVVNEVAAEYPDVEVEHMLVDVAAMKLMYQPKQFDVLVTENMFGDILSDEASMITGSLGMLPSASLRGDSFGLYEPVHGSAPDIAGKGKANPLAMILSAAMMLRHSFGLKEEAEMIEMGVQEVLNAGYRTGDLWTMGRGTVVGTGAMSQLVVERLEADHALSSILAAYL, from the coding sequence ATGAAGAAAAAAATCGCTGTACTACCAGGAGACGGTATCGGTCAAGAGATTATGGACGGGGCATTAGAAGTACTGAAGGCAGTGGGTGATTGGTTCGGTCATGAATTCGAAGTGGAGAAAGGGTTCATCGGAGGATCGGCCGTTGATCGCTTCGGTACACCGTTACCTCCTGAAACAATCAAGCTTTGTAAAGAGAGCGATGCCGTTCTACTAGGGGCTGTCGGAGGACCGAAATGGGAGCACTTGCCGAAAGAAATCCGTCCTGAAAAAGGGCTCCTGGCCATCCGCAAAGAGTTCGACCTTTTCGCGAATCTGCGCCCGGTGAAGGCATTTGAAAGTTTACTGGGGGCATCCCCGCTCAAACGGGAGATTGTGGAAGAAGTAGATTTGGTGATTGTCAGGGAGCTGACAGGAGGATTGTACTTCGGTCAGCCGTCCGGTCGCCAGGGGAAACAGGATGAAGTGGCCGTCGACACCCTGGTATATGAAAAAAGTGAAATCGAACGGATCGTTCACAAGGCATTCAAGCTGGCTCAGAAGCGCAAGAAAAAATTGACGTCCGTCGACAAGGCAAACGTTCTGGAAACGAGTCGAATGTGGCGGGAAGTCGTGAACGAAGTGGCGGCTGAATACCCGGATGTAGAAGTCGAACACATGCTTGTGGATGTCGCAGCCATGAAGCTGATGTATCAGCCGAAACAATTCGATGTGCTCGTGACGGAGAACATGTTCGGTGACATCCTGAGCGACGAAGCCTCCATGATCACAGGCTCACTCGGAATGCTTCCTTCCGCCAGTTTAAGAGGGGACTCCTTCGGGCTTTACGAACCCGTTCACGGATCAGCCCCTGATATCGCCGGAAAAGGAAAAGCCAATCCACTGGCTATGATTCTATCGGCTGCCATGATGCTCCGCCATTCCTTCGGCTTGAAAGAAGAAGCGGAAATGATCGAAATGGGAGTCCAGGAAGTCCTGAATGCAGGCTACCGGACAGGAGACCTGTGGACGATGGGACGCGGAACCGTGGTCGGAACGGGTGCCATGAGTCAGCTGGTCGTAGAGCGTCTGGAAGCGGATCATGCCCTGTCTTCCATCCTGGCAGCATACTTGTAA
- a CDS encoding AbrB/MazE/SpoVT family DNA-binding domain-containing protein: protein MLSMMYESKPFSKSGTITLPHKWREKFGLLPGRLAELVYQNNCLYIKQAIKDSTHNKRYISEKGTVHIPKELREEMGMTYPSSYCLHVNEKDNCFMITTEI, encoded by the coding sequence ATGTTAAGTATGATGTATGAAAGCAAACCTTTCAGTAAAAGCGGTACCATCACCCTCCCGCATAAATGGAGGGAGAAGTTTGGACTGCTGCCTGGAAGACTTGCAGAGCTCGTCTACCAAAACAATTGCCTCTATATCAAGCAGGCCATAAAGGACTCCACCCATAACAAACGCTACATCTCAGAAAAAGGAACGGTCCACATCCCGAAGGAACTCCGGGAAGAAATGGGCATGACGTATCCATCCTCCTACTGCCTGCACGTCAACGAAAAAGACAACTGTTTTATGATTACAACGGAGATATAA
- the thrB gene encoding homoserine kinase, with translation MKGREPRSWKIIVPGSTANLGAGFDSLGLALDVFLTVEAHEADDWQVIPLSAALEVFPADESHFIIEVVKEVAGEYGRKPGPCHLYVSSDIPLTRGLGSSAAAVVAGVELANALCELNLTQEKKLVLANRFEGHPDNVGASLYGGFVVSCQDEKGVNLITVPDLPIDVVCVIPKAELKTSDSRNVLPSSLSFSESVGAGAVSNVLVAAFLTGDWEMVGKMMKRDRYHQPHRRKLLPHYDAIEKVADRFGAFGVALSGAGPTVACFVEREASEWLFRQLEQSFPTMDVRKLSISQTGSSITTQQPKVRPSSL, from the coding sequence ATGAAGGGCCGGGAACCGCGCTCTTGGAAAATCATCGTCCCGGGAAGCACAGCCAATTTAGGAGCCGGATTTGACTCACTTGGTTTGGCTTTGGATGTTTTTTTAACGGTGGAGGCACATGAAGCAGATGACTGGCAGGTAATACCTTTGTCAGCGGCCCTGGAGGTATTCCCTGCAGATGAGTCGCATTTCATCATTGAAGTCGTCAAGGAAGTGGCGGGTGAATATGGAAGGAAGCCTGGTCCATGTCATTTATACGTATCAAGTGATATTCCATTGACGAGGGGGCTCGGATCCAGTGCAGCGGCGGTCGTGGCAGGGGTCGAGCTCGCCAATGCACTATGCGAACTCAACCTGACTCAGGAAAAGAAGTTGGTTCTGGCAAATCGTTTCGAAGGTCATCCCGATAATGTCGGGGCATCGCTCTACGGGGGGTTTGTCGTCAGCTGTCAGGATGAAAAGGGTGTTAACCTGATAACGGTGCCTGACCTTCCGATTGATGTGGTATGTGTCATTCCGAAAGCGGAGCTGAAAACGTCGGATTCGAGAAATGTCCTCCCGTCATCTCTATCGTTTTCAGAATCCGTTGGTGCCGGAGCGGTATCCAATGTTCTAGTGGCAGCGTTCCTGACCGGTGATTGGGAAATGGTCGGGAAGATGATGAAGCGGGATCGGTACCATCAGCCTCACCGGAGAAAGCTTCTTCCCCATTACGATGCAATTGAAAAAGTGGCGGATCGATTCGGTGCTTTCGGCGTCGCATTAAGCGGCGCCGGCCCCACGGTTGCCTGCTTTGTGGAACGGGAAGCGAGTGAATGGCTCTTCCGCCAGCTCGAACAATCCTTCCCGACCATGGACGTCCGTAAACTATCCATTTCCCAAACGGGCAGCAGCATCACCACCCAACAACCAAAGGTCCGTCCCTCATCGCTTTAA
- the ilvA gene encoding threonine ammonia-lyase — MERISHQVHRTPLKQSSTLNAFTGGEVYLKMENLQRTGSFKVRGAMNKIMSLSEEEAGKGIIAASAGNHAQGVALAASKRGVPSKIFMPKRTPSTKVAATKHYGAEIVLTGDTYQEAYGAALEEKIKNGSTYVHAFDDHKVMAGQGTVALEMLQQLSDLDMILVPVGGGGLLAGMALAVKAFNPRVQIVGVQALGAPATYNFFTGSNKGSLEHVHTIADGILVKRPGELTFPIIRKYVDDMVTVTDEEISYSIMFMLQREKTLVEGAGAASLAAAMCQKVKVQGKKVGCVISGGNADPSKIPVYRDLSKMARQLHHIV; from the coding sequence ATGGAAAGAATCAGTCATCAGGTGCATCGAACACCGTTAAAGCAATCATCGACGCTGAATGCGTTCACTGGTGGAGAAGTCTATTTGAAAATGGAGAACCTGCAGCGGACAGGTTCCTTCAAAGTAAGGGGCGCCATGAATAAAATCATGTCATTGTCTGAAGAAGAAGCAGGGAAGGGCATCATTGCCGCGTCGGCAGGAAATCATGCCCAAGGAGTGGCGCTGGCTGCTTCTAAGCGCGGGGTCCCTTCAAAAATCTTCATGCCAAAGCGGACGCCTTCTACTAAAGTTGCGGCAACGAAACATTACGGAGCTGAAATCGTTTTGACCGGGGACACCTATCAGGAAGCCTACGGGGCAGCACTAGAGGAGAAAATCAAAAATGGCTCGACGTATGTTCATGCATTTGATGATCATAAAGTGATGGCTGGACAAGGGACAGTCGCACTGGAAATGCTTCAACAGCTCAGTGATTTAGACATGATTCTCGTCCCCGTCGGTGGAGGGGGCCTGCTGGCAGGGATGGCACTGGCCGTTAAGGCCTTTAATCCCCGAGTGCAAATTGTAGGCGTGCAGGCTCTTGGAGCACCGGCCACGTATAACTTTTTCACGGGAAGCAATAAAGGTTCACTTGAGCATGTTCATACCATTGCAGACGGGATTCTTGTCAAGAGACCCGGGGAGCTTACGTTTCCGATCATCCGGAAATATGTGGACGACATGGTCACCGTGACCGATGAAGAAATCTCCTATAGCATCATGTTCATGCTGCAACGGGAGAAAACCCTGGTCGAAGGAGCGGGGGCCGCGTCCCTAGCGGCAGCCATGTGTCAAAAAGTCAAGGTGCAGGGTAAAAAAGTGGGCTGCGTCATCAGTGGCGGGAATGCCGATCCGAGTAAAATCCCTGTTTATCGTGACTTGTCCAAAATGGCCAGACAGCTGCATCATATTGTGTAA
- a CDS encoding homoserine dehydrogenase translates to MESISIGLLGLGTVGAGVVKIVENHQDKLSHQIGCPVTVKKALVQDLEKDRGLDIENSILTLNPEEVLFDPEIDIVVEVMGGIEATKEHLLHALNEGKHVVTANKDLMALHGPELLRAASENGCDLFYEASVAGGIPILRSLVDGLASDRITKMMGIVNGTTNFILTKMTKEGRTFDDVLKEAQDLGYAESDPTADVGGLDAARKMAILSTLGFSMNVDLADVKVKGITEVTGDDIQYAEQFGYTMKLIGYAHREGEKVEVSVEPTLLLNEHPLASVHDEYNAVYVYGEAVGETMFYGPGAGSLPTATAVVSDMVGIMKNMRLGVNGKSAVNPQFPKKLKEPDEIHSKYFLRLHVRDEVGVLAKLTSIFSDHGVSFEKILQNPLDSDELAEIVLVTHKASLEHYEDILMELKDYEAVHSIESSYRVEGGEKG, encoded by the coding sequence ATGGAATCAATTTCAATCGGACTTTTAGGACTCGGAACGGTGGGAGCCGGAGTGGTGAAGATCGTAGAGAATCATCAGGATAAATTGTCTCATCAGATCGGCTGCCCGGTGACGGTGAAAAAAGCCCTCGTTCAGGATTTAGAGAAAGACAGGGGACTGGATATCGAAAACAGCATATTGACCTTGAATCCTGAGGAAGTCCTGTTTGACCCTGAAATTGATATTGTGGTCGAGGTCATGGGTGGAATCGAAGCAACGAAGGAGCACCTCCTGCATGCATTAAACGAAGGGAAGCATGTCGTCACGGCAAACAAAGATCTCATGGCCCTCCATGGACCTGAATTATTAAGGGCTGCCTCTGAAAATGGCTGTGACTTATTCTACGAAGCCAGCGTCGCAGGAGGCATCCCCATTTTAAGGAGTTTAGTAGACGGCCTTGCCTCGGACCGCATCACGAAAATGATGGGGATCGTCAACGGGACGACGAACTTCATTTTGACAAAGATGACGAAAGAGGGACGGACCTTCGATGATGTCCTAAAGGAAGCGCAGGATCTCGGCTATGCTGAATCGGATCCGACGGCAGATGTCGGTGGATTGGATGCGGCAAGGAAGATGGCGATCCTGTCCACCCTGGGGTTCTCCATGAATGTGGACCTGGCGGATGTGAAAGTGAAGGGCATCACGGAAGTAACGGGAGATGACATCCAATATGCCGAACAGTTCGGCTACACGATGAAACTCATCGGTTACGCCCATCGGGAAGGGGAAAAAGTCGAGGTAAGCGTGGAGCCGACATTATTACTAAATGAACACCCCCTTGCATCCGTACACGATGAATATAACGCCGTGTACGTTTACGGCGAAGCAGTGGGAGAAACGATGTTTTACGGTCCCGGTGCAGGGAGTCTTCCTACAGCGACTGCTGTCGTTTCCGATATGGTGGGAATTATGAAGAATATGAGATTGGGCGTGAATGGGAAGAGTGCCGTTAACCCGCAGTTCCCGAAGAAACTAAAAGAGCCTGATGAAATTCATTCAAAATATTTCCTGCGGTTGCATGTTCGTGACGAAGTGGGGGTATTGGCCAAACTGACGTCCATCTTCTCGGATCACGGAGTCAGTTTCGAGAAAATACTTCAGAATCCCCTGGACAGTGATGAGCTTGCTGAAATCGTCCTGGTGACTCATAAAGCATCCCTGGAGCATTACGAAGATATCCTGATGGAGCTGAAGGATTATGAAGCGGTTCATTCGATCGAAAGCTCATATCGCGTAGAAGGAGGAGAAAAAGGATGA
- the thrC gene encoding threonine synthase has product MRWKGLLKEYGEQLPLNADTPLLSLNEGNTPLIELKSLSEEWGIELYAKVEGANPTGSFKDRGMVLAVAKAVESGSSTVICASTGNTSASAAAYAARAGIKCIVVIPEGKIAQGKLAQAVMYGAEIISIEGNFDEALEIVRELSKTESVTLVNSVNPYRLEGQKTAAFEVIEGLGEAPDVLAIPVGNAGNISAYWKGFKEYSARNDSTLPRMFGFEASGAAALVHDRIFPQPETVATAIRIGNPASWTLAIDALKESGGHIDEVTDEEILEAYQLMARKEGIFAEPASCASIAGIKKSLEKGLLEQGSKVVAVLTGNGLKDPVTAMECSPVTPVKLPNDRELVKDYIKGTIGV; this is encoded by the coding sequence ATGAGATGGAAAGGACTACTGAAAGAGTACGGAGAACAGCTTCCATTAAATGCAGATACTCCCCTTTTAAGCTTGAACGAGGGAAACACTCCATTGATCGAGCTGAAGTCGTTGTCCGAGGAGTGGGGCATCGAGCTTTATGCAAAGGTGGAGGGGGCAAACCCGACAGGATCCTTTAAGGACCGGGGGATGGTCCTGGCCGTTGCGAAAGCGGTGGAATCAGGCAGCTCGACGGTCATTTGCGCTTCGACAGGCAATACTTCTGCCTCAGCTGCAGCTTATGCGGCAAGGGCGGGAATCAAATGCATCGTCGTCATTCCCGAGGGGAAGATCGCTCAAGGGAAATTGGCGCAGGCCGTCATGTACGGGGCCGAGATCATTTCAATCGAAGGGAATTTCGATGAAGCCCTTGAGATTGTACGGGAGCTGAGTAAAACGGAATCCGTCACGCTTGTGAATTCGGTGAATCCATATCGACTGGAAGGACAGAAAACAGCGGCCTTCGAGGTCATAGAAGGATTAGGTGAAGCCCCGGATGTGCTGGCGATACCTGTCGGGAATGCAGGGAATATTTCAGCATACTGGAAAGGGTTTAAAGAATATTCGGCTCGAAACGATTCCACATTGCCAAGAATGTTTGGCTTCGAGGCATCGGGGGCAGCGGCTCTCGTTCATGACCGAATATTCCCTCAGCCCGAAACGGTTGCGACTGCCATCAGGATTGGAAACCCGGCAAGTTGGACATTGGCCATAGACGCTCTGAAGGAATCGGGCGGACATATTGATGAAGTGACGGATGAAGAAATCCTGGAAGCCTATCAGCTGATGGCAAGGAAAGAAGGGATCTTCGCAGAGCCGGCTTCATGCGCTTCCATCGCAGGGATCAAGAAGTCATTGGAAAAAGGGCTCCTTGAACAAGGTTCGAAGGTAGTCGCGGTATTGACGGGGAATGGATTGAAAGATCCGGTTACGGCCATGGAGTGCAGCCCGGTGACGCCTGTGAAGCTGCCAAACGATCGTGAACTGGTGAAGGATTATATCAAGGGAACGATCGGGGTATGA
- the leuC gene encoding 3-isopropylmalate dehydratase large subunit, translating to MAGKNIIEKIWEKHIVHREKGKPDLLYIDLHLVHEVTSPQAFEGLRLKDRKLRRPDLTYATMDHNVPTRERHIVRDEIARLQMETLKNNCAEFGVTLADIHHPDQGIVHVIGPELGLTQPGKTIVCGDSHTSTHGAFGALAFGIGTSEVEHVLATQTLWQSKPRTLQVEVSGKLGFGVTAKDVILNIISTYGVGFGTGYVIEFTGDVIRNLSMEERMTVCNMSIEAGAKAGLISPDETTFDYLEGREYLPKNKSFQQCKEEWRSLSSDHDATYDHRIEVKGEEIEPHVTWGTNPGMGAGISRSVPHPDEYVDPSEREGVERALHYMGLEAGMRIEDIEVDYVFIGSCTNSRLSDLRAAAEVVKGHSVKQGVTALVVPGSFKVKKRAEEEGLDTIFKEAGFEWREAGCSMCLAMNDDIVPPGKRCASTSNRNFEGRQGNGSRTHLLSPSMAAAAAVTGKLTDVRKLEKMPIS from the coding sequence ATGGCAGGGAAAAATATCATCGAAAAGATATGGGAAAAGCACATCGTACACAGGGAAAAGGGCAAGCCGGATTTATTGTATATCGATCTTCACCTTGTACATGAAGTAACGTCCCCTCAGGCATTCGAGGGGCTGCGCCTGAAAGATCGTAAGCTGCGGAGACCCGATCTGACTTACGCGACCATGGACCATAACGTTCCGACAAGAGAGCGTCACATTGTCAGAGATGAGATCGCCCGACTGCAAATGGAAACGTTGAAAAATAACTGTGCAGAATTCGGCGTCACCCTCGCAGACATCCATCATCCCGATCAAGGAATCGTCCACGTCATCGGTCCTGAATTGGGTCTGACTCAGCCGGGGAAAACGATCGTGTGCGGAGACAGTCATACTTCAACCCACGGAGCGTTCGGGGCATTGGCCTTTGGGATCGGGACGAGTGAAGTGGAGCATGTACTGGCGACCCAGACACTGTGGCAATCGAAGCCCCGGACCCTTCAAGTCGAAGTGTCAGGGAAACTCGGATTCGGTGTCACGGCAAAAGACGTGATCCTGAACATCATTTCCACTTATGGAGTGGGTTTCGGTACCGGGTATGTCATCGAATTCACGGGAGACGTGATTCGCAATCTGTCCATGGAAGAAAGAATGACCGTCTGTAATATGAGCATTGAAGCAGGTGCGAAAGCCGGATTGATCAGTCCCGACGAAACGACCTTTGACTATTTAGAGGGCAGGGAATACCTTCCTAAGAATAAATCATTCCAACAGTGCAAGGAAGAGTGGCGATCCCTCTCAAGCGATCATGACGCCACCTATGATCACAGAATTGAGGTGAAGGGTGAGGAAATCGAACCTCATGTGACATGGGGGACGAACCCGGGGATGGGGGCCGGGATTTCGAGGTCCGTCCCTCACCCGGATGAGTACGTGGACCCTTCTGAAAGGGAAGGGGTTGAGCGGGCGCTTCATTATATGGGGCTTGAAGCCGGAATGAGGATCGAGGACATCGAGGTTGATTATGTATTTATCGGTTCTTGTACGAATTCACGCTTGAGCGACTTGAGGGCGGCGGCTGAAGTGGTAAAAGGACACAGTGTGAAGCAGGGAGTCACCGCATTGGTTGTTCCCGGCTCGTTTAAAGTGAAGAAAAGAGCAGAAGAGGAAGGCTTGGATACAATTTTCAAAGAAGCTGGTTTTGAATGGAGGGAAGCGGGCTGCAGCATGTGTCTCGCCATGAATGACGACATCGTCCCACCCGGCAAACGCTGTGCATCGACTTCCAACCGGAACTTTGAAGGCAGACAGGGTAATGGTTCAAGAACCCATCTTCTCAGTCCTTCCATGGCGGCAGCGGCGGCCGTGACCGGAAAATTGACTGACGTACGAAAGCTTGAAAAAATGCCGATTTCATAG